Proteins encoded together in one Schumannella luteola window:
- a CDS encoding GspE/PulE family protein — MTSLAEILIIRGLMPITSIDAVYQPDYDEAAVVNRLLEEGVLTPASLASARAAQMGLAFVELLDYPVEQAAVALVPAAVCRRYEVLPLSVQGDQLTLAMADPGNVLALDDVRAAARLRVKAVVAERGDLMTAIDKFHRADGELSELQGLIQEESDASTDVAVADAFEDDAPIVRFVNLLISQGIQDHASDIHIEPGEMELTVRYRIDGVLHIMQKAPKNIQNGVISRLKIMSDIDIAERRKPQDGRLSVRHGGRQIDLRVATLPTVWGEKVVMRILDNSNTSVSMDQLQLTPRNAEIYRNSYTKPYGMILVTGPTGSGKSTTLYTTLNAVVRPEINVITVEDPVEYRMPGINQVQVNVKAGLTFASALRSILRSDPDVVLIGEIRDHETAQIAIEASLTGHLVLSTLHTNDAPSAITRLTEMGIEPFLVGSALDSVVAQRLARRLCERCRQPYAHDPEDLHRLGFTTDPTQPAPELWMPVGCSTCSNTGYRGRLALHEIMSVSEDIERMAVSRASSAEISKIAISQGMSTLRMDGWQKAQAGLTSIEEILRVVA; from the coding sequence ATGACCTCCCTTGCCGAGATTCTCATCATCCGCGGCCTCATGCCGATCACCAGCATCGATGCGGTGTATCAGCCGGACTACGACGAGGCCGCCGTCGTCAATCGTCTTCTCGAGGAGGGCGTTCTCACGCCCGCCTCCCTCGCCTCGGCGCGCGCAGCCCAGATGGGCCTCGCCTTCGTCGAGCTTCTCGACTACCCGGTCGAGCAGGCCGCCGTCGCACTCGTGCCGGCCGCCGTCTGCCGCCGCTACGAGGTGCTGCCGCTCTCGGTGCAGGGCGACCAGCTGACGCTCGCCATGGCCGACCCGGGCAACGTGCTCGCGCTCGACGACGTGCGCGCCGCCGCTCGTCTGCGCGTCAAGGCCGTCGTCGCCGAGCGCGGCGACCTGATGACGGCGATCGACAAGTTCCACCGCGCCGACGGCGAGCTGAGCGAGCTGCAGGGCCTCATCCAGGAGGAGAGCGACGCGTCGACGGATGTCGCCGTCGCCGACGCCTTCGAAGACGACGCGCCGATCGTGCGCTTCGTGAACCTGCTGATCAGCCAGGGCATCCAGGACCACGCCTCCGACATCCACATCGAGCCCGGTGAGATGGAGCTGACGGTGCGCTACCGCATCGACGGCGTGCTCCACATCATGCAGAAGGCGCCCAAGAACATCCAGAACGGCGTGATCTCGCGCCTCAAGATCATGAGCGACATCGACATCGCCGAGCGGCGCAAGCCGCAGGACGGCCGCCTGTCGGTGCGTCACGGCGGTCGTCAGATCGACCTGCGCGTCGCGACCCTGCCTACGGTGTGGGGCGAGAAGGTCGTCATGCGAATCCTCGACAACTCGAACACGAGCGTGTCGATGGACCAGCTGCAGCTGACCCCGCGCAACGCGGAGATCTACCGCAACAGCTACACCAAGCCCTACGGCATGATCCTCGTCACCGGCCCGACCGGCTCGGGCAAGTCGACGACGCTCTACACGACGCTCAACGCGGTCGTGCGTCCCGAGATCAACGTGATCACGGTCGAGGACCCGGTCGAGTACCGCATGCCGGGCATCAACCAGGTGCAGGTCAACGTCAAGGCGGGCCTCACCTTCGCGAGCGCGCTGCGGTCGATCCTGCGATCCGACCCCGATGTGGTGCTGATCGGTGAGATCCGCGACCACGAGACGGCGCAGATCGCGATCGAGGCGTCGCTCACGGGTCACCTCGTGCTGTCGACGCTGCACACGAACGACGCGCCGAGCGCGATCACCCGTCTGACCGAGATGGGCATCGAGCCCTTCCTCGTCGGATCGGCGCTCGACTCGGTCGTCGCTCAGCGTCTGGCGCGCCGGCTCTGCGAGCGCTGTCGCCAGCCGTACGCGCACGATCCGGAAGACCTGCACCGACTGGGCTTCACCACCGACCCGACGCAGCCCGCGCCGGAGCTGTGGATGCCGGTCGGCTGCTCGACCTGCAGCAACACCGGCTATCGGGGCCGTCTGGCGCTGCACGAGATCATGTCGGTCAGCGAGGACATCGAGCGCATGGCCGTGTCCCGCGCCTCGAGCGCCGAGATCAGCAAGATCGCGATCAGCCAGGGTATGAGCACCCTGCGCATGGACGGATGGCAGAAGGCCCAGGCGGGCCTGACGTCGATCGAAGAGATTCTCCGCGTCGTCGCCTGA